A single region of the Lycium barbarum isolate Lr01 chromosome 2, ASM1917538v2, whole genome shotgun sequence genome encodes:
- the LOC132627618 gene encoding ubiquitin carboxyl-terminal hydrolase 16 — MLVGGDLGFLSSLVVAAFVAVFGPVLGFVVRRKWRRSVARREEIKRLLVLASEEAARVELQAAQEYGYGYGYGYSNSYDDPLKEEDDVASTTTTTTISSSTSTTTTSTSYSGGSRQLQYQCAVCSSPTSTRCKQCKAVRYCSGKCQILHWRQGHKDECRPVSNLDHHNDVEAKSHLKAYKQEPNGSHLKSTEVQGRHSSESGDASPEDAALLRSKHSATSDGKHATVGQSLTETKSPNLNSSFVLNSSSCEHLDLSTSSESSVDHSASDSNDSDASDSHRSAVIDTVKIQTSHSKVDRFKPSYTEQPQLVCIADNDSTSGKYNRTKPSIHGEARSKYSTSTSSSIDNSSESSLTAATHSSGFWEGAVPYTRSRIGSLDNIANSPSRNACDIKISDSQSTSCRPPQIARPLIAGLGEQGSNSKKNLENPNPIIVEVRKPVNRAESRFEVKDETESRRSSASRSVPLNQLDVHDSRAKCTLSSEEARCSSSSASGNLKNHDGLKVSRLPSSSPSKSYRGVEGSTGVLQMPKDRQKESSPAKVSGNISSSNGRHDIQNVKSAKVDSTQVASACSAESSVPLPNARNGLKSVWTFVDQLRGSKPTRLNSPGDGCEVIGRYDNKGLFPYESFVKLHNWKNELRPFGLVNCGNSCYANAVLQCLAFTPPLTSYFLQGLHSKTCEKKGWCFTCEFEHLVLKAKDGISPLSPSSIISHLESIGSNLGNGREEDAHEFLRYVIDTMQSICLKEAGVTAPGSFEEETSLVGLTFGGYLRSKIECMRCGGKSERQERMMDLTVEIDGDIGTLEDALKQFTHTETLDGENKYRCGRCKSYEKAKKKLKVLEAPNVLTIALKRFQSGKFGKLNKTIKFPEILNLAPYMSGTSDKSPVYQLYGVVVHLDVMNAAFSGHYVCYVRNFQNKWYKVDDSSVRSVELESVLSKGAYMLLYSRCSPRAPRIMRSLTIPRDPRRSKQLTCKSRSHTRSPWDSSHGDSAAQTCNECSYPSHTSVRPSRSIFEDDSSSEQSSFFSEHGSCSTDSTNRDSMSTDDLNIDIFGESGSSWSYPMRSSSDSDTSSSSSSPSPLYSRHSPLADLDRYASAHEETTCSYGGNAEAVGDGQGFWTGLPDRIGYAAVPESNGRTPSLCPNSTKHCRKVVSSHSSSKTDSSRLGRVNPCDKSKSPVTCRDR; from the exons ATGCTCGTGGGAGGGGATCTAGGGTTTCTATCGAGCTTAGTGGTGGCGGCTTTTGTGGCGGTTTTCGGACCGGTTTTAGGGTTTGTGGTTCGCCGGAAATGGCGGCGTTCGGTGGCCAGGAGGGAGGAGATCAAGAGGCTTTTGGTTTTGGCTTCGGAGGAGGCAGCTAGGGTTGAGCTACAAGCCGCTCAAGAATATGGCTACGGTTACGGTTATGGATATAGTAATAGTTATGACGATCCTCTGAAAGAGGAGGATGACGtggcatcaacaacaacaacaacaacaatatcgtcatcaacatcaacaacgactACTTCAACATCATATTCTGGTGGTTCAAGGCAATTGCAGTACCAATGTGCGGTTTGTTCTTCTCCAACATCTACTCGGTGCAAGCAATGTAAAGCAGTTCGCTACTG CTCTGGCAAATGTCAAATCCTTCATTGGAGACAAGGTCACAAAGATGAATGCCGTCCAGTTAGCAACTTGGATCACCACAATGATGTTGAGGCGAAATCTCATCTGAAGGCATATAAGCAGGAACCAAATGGTAGTCATCTTAAGAGCACTGAGGTTCAAGGGAGACATTCTTCAGAATCAGGCGATGCTTCCCCAGAAGATGCTGCACTTTTGAGATCCAAACACTCTGCAACATCTGATGGAAAGCATGCCACAGTTGGACAGAGTCTGACAGAAACAAAAAGTCCCAATTTGAACTCCAGTTTCGTGCTCAACTCATCTTCATGTGAACATTTGGACCTCTCTACTTCAAGTGAATCTTCTGTTGATCATTCTGCTTCTGATTCAAATGACTCTGATGCTTCTGACAGTCATAGGTCTGCTGTTATTGATACAGTTAAAATTCAGACTAGTCATTCCAAAGTAGACAGATTTAAGCCATCCTACACAGAGCAACCCCAACTGGTATGCATTGCAGATAATGATTCCACGTCTGGCAAATATAATCGCACCAAGCCTAGCATTCATGGGGAGGCTCGATCTAAATATTCGACTTCAACAAGTTCAAGTATTGATAACTCCAGTGAATCATCATTGACAGCTGCTACACACTCATCTGGTTTTTGGGAAGGAGCAGTTCCTTATACTAGATCTAGGATTGGGTCACTTGATAATATTGCAAATTCTCCTTCCAGAAATGCTTGCGACATCAAGATTTCAGATTCTCAATCAACTTCATGTCGGCCCCCTCAAATTGCTAGACCTCTTATTGCTGGGTTAGGCGAACAAGGATCGAACTCAAAAAAGAATCTGGAAAATCCAAATCCAATTATTGTGGAAGTGCGGAAACCAGTCAATCGAGCTGAATCAAGATTTGAAGTTAAAGACGAGACAGAAAGTAGGAGATCATCAGCTTCGCGGTCTGTACCTTTGAATCAGCTTGATGTGCATGACTCCCGTGCTAAATGCACATTGTCCTCCGAGGAAGCTAGATGCTCCTCATCTAGTGCTTCTGGTAATTTAAAGAATCATGATGGGTTAAAAGTTAGTAGGCTGCCATCCTCAAGCCCCAGCAAGTCATATCGTGGCGTTGAAGGCTCGACCGGTGTTTTACAAATGCCAAAAGATAGACAAAAGGAATCTTCTCCTGCCAAAGTTTCTGGTAATATCTCTTCTAGCAATGGGAGGCATGATATTCAAAATGTGAAGTCAGCAAAGGTTGATAGTACTCAAGTGGCTAGTGCCTGTTCTGCAGAGTCTAGTGTTCCATTACCAAATGCAAGGAATGGCTTGAAGTCAGTGTGGACATTTGTTGACCAGCTTAGGGGTTCAAAGCCGACGCGGCTCAATTCTCCAGGGGATGGGTGTGAAGTCATCGGAAGATATGATAACAAG GGTCTTTTTCCATATGAAAGTTTTGTGAAGCTTCATAACTGGAAGAATGAATTGCGTCCATTTGGCCTTGTAAATTGTGGTAACAG CTGCTACGCTAATGCTGTCCTTCAGTGTCTGGCATTTACTCCACCGCTAACATCCTATTTTCTTCAAGGGCTCCACTCTAAAACAT GTGAAAAGAAAGGATGGTGCTTCACGTGCGAATTCGAACATCTAGTTCTAAAAGCAAAGGATGGGATCTCTCCCCTATCTCCTAGTAGTATAATTTCCCACCTCGAAAGCATCGGGAGCAATCTTGGTAATGGTAGAGAAGAAGATGCACATGAATTTCTTAG GTATGTTATCGACACAATGCAATCCATTTGCTTGAAGGAAGCTGGGGTTACTGCACCTGGCTCTTTCGAAGAAGAAACGAGTCTCGTGGGGCTTACATTTGGGGGCTATCTTCGTTCAAAG ATTGAGTGCATGAGATGCGGGGGCAAATCTGAGAGGCAAGAGAGAATGATGGATCTTACTGTTGAAATAGACGGAGATATAGGCACCTTGGAGGATGCTTTAAAACAATTTACTCACACTGAGACTCTAGATGGTGAAAACAAGTACCGATGTGGCAG ATGTAAATCATATGAGAAGGCCAAGAAAAAGTTGAAAGTGCTGGAGGCTCCTAATGTCCTGACTATTGCCTTAAAGAGATTTCAG TCAGGTAAATTTGGCAAGCTGAACAAGACAATTAAATTCCCAGAGATTCTGAACCTGGCACCATATATGAGTGGGACAAGTGATAAGTCACCAGTTTACCAGCTTTATGGAGTCGTGGTTCACCTGGATGTAATGAATGCTGCATTTTCTGGTCACTATGTGTGTTATGTGAGGAACTTCCAGAATAAGTGGTACAAAGTTGATGATAGTTCG GTAAGATCTGTGGAACTTGAAAGTGTCTTATCGAAGGGAGCATACATGCTTCTCTATTCACG GTGCTCGCCACGGGCCCCCAGAATAATGAGGAGTTTGACAATTCCTCGCGATCCAAGGAGATCAAAGCAATTGACTTGTAAATCAAGATCCCATACAAGAAGTCCATGGGACTCTTCTCATGGCGATTCAGCTGCTCAAACTTGCAACGAATGTTCTTATCCTAGTCATACAAGTGTCAGGCCGAGTAGGTCAATATTTGAGGATGACTCTTCGAGTGAACAATCCTCTTTCTTCTCCGAGCATGGTTCTTGCAGCACAGACAGCACTAACAGGGATTCAATGAGCACGGATGACTTAAATATTGATATATTTGGGGAGTCTGGAAGCAGTTGGAGTTATCCCATGAGGAGTTCATCTGATTCTGACACATCATCTTCCTCATCTTCTCCTTCCCCTCTGTACTCGAGGCATTCACCCCTTGCTGATTTGGACCGTTATGCTTCTGCGCACGAAGAGACCACTTGCAGTTACGGCGGCAATGCAGAAGCAGTTGGGGATGGTCAGGGTTTTTGGACAGGGTTACCTGATCGGATCGGGTATGCTGCGGTTCCTGAAAGCAATGGAAGGACACCTTCTCTCTGTCCCAACTCAACTAAGCATTGTAGAAAAGTAGTTAGTAGTCATAGTAGTAGTAAGACCGACTCCAGTAGATTAGGTCGGGTTAACCCATGTGACAAGTCGAAATCTCCTGTAACTTGTAGAGATCGATGA